The genome window CAGCATGGCGGCCGCCTGCAGCAGAGCTCTCTGTAAGGTCGGCTGGACTATTTTGGAGTCTCCGGTCACGCGCCGGCCCGCCACCCTCTCCTACCTGGTGGGGAATGTGAGCGCACGCGGGTCCAGGAGGGCGTTCAGTACCGGCGGGACCGGGTCCCGGTCCAAGCTGCTGTCCTCCCTGCGGCAAGGAGGAGGGAGCCGCAGGGTGCTGGGCTGCGCCGTCCTG of Plectropomus leopardus isolate mb unplaced genomic scaffold, YSFRI_Pleo_2.0 unplaced_scaffold19359, whole genome shotgun sequence contains these proteins:
- the LOC121965280 gene encoding prostaglandin E synthase 2-like, whose amino-acid sequence is MAAACSRALCKVGWTILESPVTRRPATLSYLVGNVSARGSRRAFSTGGTGSRSKLLSSLRQGGGSRRVLGCAVLLGSGLGLYQTVRFRIQQHLAEEDTKVSPLTGASERPQCRLESR